A region from the Takifugu rubripes chromosome 22, fTakRub1.2, whole genome shotgun sequence genome encodes:
- the LOC105418703 gene encoding myosin-11 isoform X2 has translation MASVSYTVWVPLLLTFVSPASGQGKYVLGPRKSEISSTGALILPPGLNSKNINVTTVVVKPCKPLEELVAELTRELADTTDLYNQMENEASGLKSEVNRLKTQVATCDLSVYQSQLQRKLSHILETFDSEAFWVLKTASLTRDVMRLQQQIKRAANSTDASRDEAMIVLQKELQEKNRQLSVLQQQFQGSRGDDYLKINQIILLLNQIWNLDLLDKETPQKQSAFIAKQTQLDKLISELQRKDATSAMLALLSVQDQITRAQRTMKVIVEESKTNYAIYQRQWSQKVELLKKKVMELSRDMNNTEITMEILKLQSEVENTKLLIVKEKRTTETLITEMKVSLETLKKQQMVLQKQLEEVDYVQAQMILKIFSIMKEIREQEADEPEYKPSKFTNLETLLQAKEKELTNAQTELKELKRKLQSVGQSCYLHTQSEFEQQVAALASAGESDTALILSTIKLQDEIKILEELIKRTTDEDKLSYLKNQLEAKQEEMFPKITNIERIPKTNPTKILEIINLYSELWRLQRQPANGTTIEQVRAMQVRLDDLLGGITGNENIKATLRVSSLQNQVDYLQNSLLDLQTSQTAQATQLKEDLAAKKMELQQYVKDLTEKNETNAKLILKVTDLYNQLRNLERERNSDRSASSMSIAQLREQLKDAMEAQSSAEAQVKALQRQLQEQEIKCARIQEEVQELQRRLSSQAERCLNPEEKYNQAKTGLEDMIAKLNANGNARAAKVFSVMLNRTQENQGGAESGDIGEDDFQEMLNIILVEVDDGEATKLLMNIIKLQNQLRQLQRRAASDLPADQKTAITNELAAKNSELQQTISELEEMNHSSASLIVAATDVYNRLRYARTEQQKDRAEVAELKEQLGRREAQHERDQAEIDRLQEQLNATVAKCSGVEAEVKGLQEDLEVKMKELQSKSDTVTSLALQVSTLTLQVTNLNSQLQQAAPGAKVKELQMIINEKTAELANKTEELNERSAQSQRILMIIQLQADIEKYSQTAKDDVDFKKIQGLQERLKDLIDGIEEADDVNTKLTFILLAQRDEIAKLTIQEDRQTRENLEKIKDLENKVEDFKQQIQDKTQMIDSSNLRASELSAEIMALHKGINAMKDDISKLREENANIVKNLKSRLESSKKKLKDTSLLLQQTDAKNFDLIMEIVEVKDKLKKAQEDSLKSTTRTKNELEEVIETNQREMRRLETANNDLNQLVQELRTCCSDSPNQCEELERDLLQCRKDSEHLLQQMSAKDQKIEELTEQLQEQINQVDKVTEENALLQNERERLGSIVEDLQERLSEKEDSVIIARRITMDPDTANPRVGLSAGNTQLYMMAVPQDVQDLPGRFDVVLASLGNTGFSSGRQYWEVSVGDRLCYHLGFASGSAQRKGILKFSPATGYWTLILNKQGQFRALDRSPAVVKVQAQPVTLGILLDYKKGQISFYDTGARAHLYSFSGQTFTDKLYPFFNFCNDDLDNQTPIELMPPGPTNWLQ, from the exons CTCTGGAGGAACTGGTGGCTGAGCTTACCAGGGAACTCGCGGACACAACAGACCTTTACAACCAAATGG AAAACGAAGCCTCTGGGTTGAAGAGCGAGGTCAATCGCCTGAAGACGCAGGTCGCCACGTGCGATTTGAGTG TTTATCAATCCCAATTACAGAGGAAGCTGAGCCATATTCTGGAGACATTTGACAGTGAAGCTTTTTGGG TCCTGAAAACAGCCTCTCTGACCAGGGACGTGATGCGGTTACAGCAACAAATCAAGCGTGCTGCAAATTCCACAGACGCTTCCAGAGATGAAG CTATGATCGTGCTGCAaaaagagctgcaggaaaaaaacagacaacTGAGCGTTCTGCAACAGCAGTTCCAAGGATCCCGAGGAGATGACTATTTGAAGA ttaATCAGATCATCTTGCTGCTAAATCAGATCTGGAATTTGGACCTACTGGACAAAGAAACGCCTCAAAAGCAGAGTGCATTCATTG CCAAACAAACCCAACTGGACAAATTGATCAGTGAGCTACAGAGGAAAGACGCCACTTCAGCCA TGCTGGCACTGCTTTCTGTGCAAGATCAGATCACGAGAGCCCAGCGGACCATGAAAGTCATCGTCGAGGAATCCAAAACTAATTATGCCA TTTACCAGCGTCAGTGGAGCCAAAAAGTGGAGCTCCTCAAGAAGAAGGTCATGGAGTTGAGCCGCGACATGAATAATACAGAGATCA caatgGAGATTCTGAAGCTGCAGTCTGAGGTGGAGAACACCAAACTGTTGATTGTCAAAGAGAAGAGGACAACTGAAACTCTAATCACAG agATGAAAGTCTCCTTAGAGACGCTGAAGAAACAGCAGATGGTCCTacagaaacagctggaggaagtcGATTATGTCCAGGCACAAATGA TCTTGAAAATCTTCAGCATAATGAAAGAGATCAGAGAGCAGGAGGCCGATGAGCCAGAATACAAACCCAGCAAATTCACCA ACCTGGAGACTCTGCTGCAGGCCAAAGAGAAAGAACTCACCAACGCTCAGACCGAACTCAAAG AGCTGAAGAGGAAACTGCAGTCAGTGGGACAATCCTGCTACCTGC ACACCCAGTCGGAATTCGAACAACAGGTTGCAGCACTGGCCAGCGCAGGAGAGTCTGACACGGCCCTCA TTCTGAGTACGATAAAACTGCAGGATGAGATAAAGATCCTGGAAGAACTTATCAAAAGGACGACCGATGAAGATAAGCTGTCGT aCCTCAAGAACCAGCTGGAGGCcaagcaggaggagatgttCCCCAAGATCACCAACATCGAGAGGATTCCCAAAACGAACCCGACCAAAA TCTTGGAGATCATCAACTTGTACAGCGAGCTGTGGCGTCTCCAGAGGCAGCCTGCGAATGGCACCACCATTGAGCAAGTACGAG CGATGCAGGTCAGACTGGACGACCTACTGGGCGGAATAACAGGGAACGAGAACATAAAAGCCA CGCTGAGAGTCTCGTCCCTGCAGAACCAGGTGGACTATCTGCAGAACAGCTTGTTGGACCTCCAGACCTCACAGACCGCCCAGGCGACCC AGCTGAAGGAGGACCTGGCGGCCAAgaagatggagctgcagcaaTATGTGAAGGACCTGACTGAGAAGAACGAGACGAATGCCAAGCTGA TCCTCAAAGTCACAGATCTTTACAACCAGCTCAGAAACCTGGAACGAGAACGAAACAGCGACAGAAGCGCGTCCTCGATGTCCATCGCCC AGCTGAGGGAACAGCTGAAGGACGCCATGGAGGCGCAGTCCAGCGCCGAggctcaggtcaaag CGCTTCAGCGTCAGCTTCAAGAGCAAGAAATTAAATGTGCCAGAATTCAGGAGGAAGTTCAAG agctgcagcgcaGGCTGAGTTCACAGGCGGAACGGTGCCTCAACCCCGAGGAAAAATACAACC AGGCGAAGACGGGACTCGAGGACATGATCGCAAAGCTGAACGCAAACGGGAACGCCAGGGCGGCAAAGG TTTTTTCAGTGATGCTGAATAGAACCCAGGAGAACCAGGGCGGAGCTGAGAGCGGCGACATCGGCGAAGACG ACTTTCAGGAGATGCTGAATATCATTTTGGTTGAAGTCGATGACGGCGAAGCTACAAAGCTGC tCATGAATATCATAAAGCTGCAGAATCAGCTGAGGCAGCTGCAGAGACGGGCGGCTTCGGACCTCCCTGCCGATCAGAAAACAG CGATTACAAACGAGCTTGCCGCCAAAAACTCAGAGCTTCAGCAGACCATCagcgagctggaggagatgaacCACAGCAGTGCCAGCCTGA TCGTGGCCGCCACGGACGTGTACAACCGACTCAGATACGCCAGAACGGAACAACAGAAAGACCGGGCTGAAGTTGCAG agctgaaggagcagctgggaAGGAGAGAGGCGCAGCACGAGCGCGACCAGGCCGAGATTGACC gtctgcaggagcagctgaatGCGACTGTAGCGAAATGCTCTGGTGTTGAGGCTGAAGTCAAGG gtctgcaggaggacctggaggtcaAAATGAAGGAGCTGCAGTCCAAATCGGACACGGTGACATCGCTCG CTCTCCAGGTTTCCACTTTAACTCTGCAAGTGACGAACCTGAACAGCCAACTTCAACAGGCCGCTCCtggagcaaaggtcaaag AACTTCAAATGATCATAAATGAGAAAACCGCCGAGCTTGCCAACAAAACGGAGGAGCTCAACGAAAGAAGCGCTCAGTCGCAAAGAA TTCTGATGATTATCCAGCTGCAAGCAGACATAGAGAAATATTCCCAAACAGCCAAAGACGatgtggattttaaaaaaatacaag GACTCCAAGAACGTTTGAAGGACCTGATCGATGGAATTGAAGAAGCCGATGACGTCAACACCAAACTGA CGTTCATACTCTTGGCTCAGCGGGATGAGATCGCCAAGCTGACGAtccaggaagacaggcagacgCGGGAAAACCTGGAGAAGATCAAAG ATCTGGAGAACAAAGTGGAAGACTTCAAACAGCAGATTCAGGACAAGACGCAGATGATTGACTCCAGCAACCTGAGGGCCTCCGAGCTGT CGGCTGAAATTATGGCGCTCCACAAAGGCATCAATGCCATGAAAGATGACATATCGAAGCTCCGAGAGGAAAATGCCAATATTGTCAAAA ACCTAAAGAGTCGGTTGGAGTCATCAAAGAAGAAACTCAAAGACACCTCGCTCCTTCTCCAGCAAACAGATGCCAAGAATTTTGACTTGA TCATGGAAATTGTCGAGGTCAAGGATAAATTGAAAAAGGCCCAAGAGGATTCATTAAAGTCAACCACTAGAACAAAAAATG AGCTGGAAGAGGTAATAGAAACAAACCAAAGAGAGATGAGAAGACTGGAAACAGCAAATAATG ACTTGAATCAGTTGGTCCAGGAGCTGAGAACGTGCTGCAGTGACTCCCCCAACCAGTGTGAAG AGTTAGAACGGGACTTGCTGCAATGCAGAAAAGACTCCGAACACCTCCTTCAGCAGATGTCAGCCAAGGACCAGAAAATTGAGGAGCTGACGGAGCAGCTCCAGGAACAGATCAACCAGGTCGACAAAGTGACGGAGGAAAATGCGC TGTTGCAAAACGAGAGGGAACGTCTTGGAAGCATCGTGGAAG ACCTTCAGGAAAGACTGTCAGAGAAGGAAGACTCAGTGATCATAGCCC GACGAATAACCATGGATCCAGACACAGCAAACCCAAGGGTGGGTCTGTCTGCAGGGAACACCCAGTTGTACATGATGGCAGTCCCCCAGGACGTCCAGGACCTTCCAGGTCGCTTTGATGTGGTGCTGGCCTCTCTGGGCAATACCGGCTTCTCCTCTGGCAGACAGTACTGGGAGGTCAGCGTAGGCGATCGGCTATGTTACCACCTTGGTTTTGCCAGTGGGTCTGCCCAGAGAAAAGGAATTCTAAAATTCAGCCCGGCAACCGGCTACTGGACCTTAATCCTAAACAAACAGGGTCAGTTCAGAGCTCTTGATAGATCACCTGCTGTTGTTAAAGTCCAGGCACAACCAGTGACACTGGGCATTTTACTGGATTACAAAAAGGGGCAGATTTCGTTCTATGACACAGGTGCCAGAGCTCATTTGTACTCCTTCAGTGGTCAAACGTTCACAGATAAACTTTACCCATTCTTCAATTTTTGTAATGATGATCTTGACAACCAGACCCCGATAGAGCTAATGCCTCCCGGACCGACTAACTGGCTACAGTAA
- the LOC105418703 gene encoding myosin-11 isoform X1: protein MASVSYTVWVPLLLTFVSPASGQGQGKYVLGPRKSEISSTGALILPPGLNSKNINVTTVVVKPCKPLEELVAELTRELADTTDLYNQMENEASGLKSEVNRLKTQVATCDLSVYQSQLQRKLSHILETFDSEAFWVLKTASLTRDVMRLQQQIKRAANSTDASRDEAMIVLQKELQEKNRQLSVLQQQFQGSRGDDYLKINQIILLLNQIWNLDLLDKETPQKQSAFIAKQTQLDKLISELQRKDATSAMLALLSVQDQITRAQRTMKVIVEESKTNYAIYQRQWSQKVELLKKKVMELSRDMNNTEITMEILKLQSEVENTKLLIVKEKRTTETLITEMKVSLETLKKQQMVLQKQLEEVDYVQAQMILKIFSIMKEIREQEADEPEYKPSKFTNLETLLQAKEKELTNAQTELKELKRKLQSVGQSCYLHTQSEFEQQVAALASAGESDTALILSTIKLQDEIKILEELIKRTTDEDKLSYLKNQLEAKQEEMFPKITNIERIPKTNPTKILEIINLYSELWRLQRQPANGTTIEQVRAMQVRLDDLLGGITGNENIKATLRVSSLQNQVDYLQNSLLDLQTSQTAQATQLKEDLAAKKMELQQYVKDLTEKNETNAKLILKVTDLYNQLRNLERERNSDRSASSMSIAQLREQLKDAMEAQSSAEAQVKALQRQLQEQEIKCARIQEEVQELQRRLSSQAERCLNPEEKYNQAKTGLEDMIAKLNANGNARAAKVFSVMLNRTQENQGGAESGDIGEDDFQEMLNIILVEVDDGEATKLLMNIIKLQNQLRQLQRRAASDLPADQKTAITNELAAKNSELQQTISELEEMNHSSASLIVAATDVYNRLRYARTEQQKDRAEVAELKEQLGRREAQHERDQAEIDRLQEQLNATVAKCSGVEAEVKGLQEDLEVKMKELQSKSDTVTSLALQVSTLTLQVTNLNSQLQQAAPGAKVKELQMIINEKTAELANKTEELNERSAQSQRILMIIQLQADIEKYSQTAKDDVDFKKIQGLQERLKDLIDGIEEADDVNTKLTFILLAQRDEIAKLTIQEDRQTRENLEKIKDLENKVEDFKQQIQDKTQMIDSSNLRASELSAEIMALHKGINAMKDDISKLREENANIVKNLKSRLESSKKKLKDTSLLLQQTDAKNFDLIMEIVEVKDKLKKAQEDSLKSTTRTKNELEEVIETNQREMRRLETANNDLNQLVQELRTCCSDSPNQCEELERDLLQCRKDSEHLLQQMSAKDQKIEELTEQLQEQINQVDKVTEENALLQNERERLGSIVEDLQERLSEKEDSVIIARRITMDPDTANPRVGLSAGNTQLYMMAVPQDVQDLPGRFDVVLASLGNTGFSSGRQYWEVSVGDRLCYHLGFASGSAQRKGILKFSPATGYWTLILNKQGQFRALDRSPAVVKVQAQPVTLGILLDYKKGQISFYDTGARAHLYSFSGQTFTDKLYPFFNFCNDDLDNQTPIELMPPGPTNWLQ from the exons CTCTGGAGGAACTGGTGGCTGAGCTTACCAGGGAACTCGCGGACACAACAGACCTTTACAACCAAATGG AAAACGAAGCCTCTGGGTTGAAGAGCGAGGTCAATCGCCTGAAGACGCAGGTCGCCACGTGCGATTTGAGTG TTTATCAATCCCAATTACAGAGGAAGCTGAGCCATATTCTGGAGACATTTGACAGTGAAGCTTTTTGGG TCCTGAAAACAGCCTCTCTGACCAGGGACGTGATGCGGTTACAGCAACAAATCAAGCGTGCTGCAAATTCCACAGACGCTTCCAGAGATGAAG CTATGATCGTGCTGCAaaaagagctgcaggaaaaaaacagacaacTGAGCGTTCTGCAACAGCAGTTCCAAGGATCCCGAGGAGATGACTATTTGAAGA ttaATCAGATCATCTTGCTGCTAAATCAGATCTGGAATTTGGACCTACTGGACAAAGAAACGCCTCAAAAGCAGAGTGCATTCATTG CCAAACAAACCCAACTGGACAAATTGATCAGTGAGCTACAGAGGAAAGACGCCACTTCAGCCA TGCTGGCACTGCTTTCTGTGCAAGATCAGATCACGAGAGCCCAGCGGACCATGAAAGTCATCGTCGAGGAATCCAAAACTAATTATGCCA TTTACCAGCGTCAGTGGAGCCAAAAAGTGGAGCTCCTCAAGAAGAAGGTCATGGAGTTGAGCCGCGACATGAATAATACAGAGATCA caatgGAGATTCTGAAGCTGCAGTCTGAGGTGGAGAACACCAAACTGTTGATTGTCAAAGAGAAGAGGACAACTGAAACTCTAATCACAG agATGAAAGTCTCCTTAGAGACGCTGAAGAAACAGCAGATGGTCCTacagaaacagctggaggaagtcGATTATGTCCAGGCACAAATGA TCTTGAAAATCTTCAGCATAATGAAAGAGATCAGAGAGCAGGAGGCCGATGAGCCAGAATACAAACCCAGCAAATTCACCA ACCTGGAGACTCTGCTGCAGGCCAAAGAGAAAGAACTCACCAACGCTCAGACCGAACTCAAAG AGCTGAAGAGGAAACTGCAGTCAGTGGGACAATCCTGCTACCTGC ACACCCAGTCGGAATTCGAACAACAGGTTGCAGCACTGGCCAGCGCAGGAGAGTCTGACACGGCCCTCA TTCTGAGTACGATAAAACTGCAGGATGAGATAAAGATCCTGGAAGAACTTATCAAAAGGACGACCGATGAAGATAAGCTGTCGT aCCTCAAGAACCAGCTGGAGGCcaagcaggaggagatgttCCCCAAGATCACCAACATCGAGAGGATTCCCAAAACGAACCCGACCAAAA TCTTGGAGATCATCAACTTGTACAGCGAGCTGTGGCGTCTCCAGAGGCAGCCTGCGAATGGCACCACCATTGAGCAAGTACGAG CGATGCAGGTCAGACTGGACGACCTACTGGGCGGAATAACAGGGAACGAGAACATAAAAGCCA CGCTGAGAGTCTCGTCCCTGCAGAACCAGGTGGACTATCTGCAGAACAGCTTGTTGGACCTCCAGACCTCACAGACCGCCCAGGCGACCC AGCTGAAGGAGGACCTGGCGGCCAAgaagatggagctgcagcaaTATGTGAAGGACCTGACTGAGAAGAACGAGACGAATGCCAAGCTGA TCCTCAAAGTCACAGATCTTTACAACCAGCTCAGAAACCTGGAACGAGAACGAAACAGCGACAGAAGCGCGTCCTCGATGTCCATCGCCC AGCTGAGGGAACAGCTGAAGGACGCCATGGAGGCGCAGTCCAGCGCCGAggctcaggtcaaag CGCTTCAGCGTCAGCTTCAAGAGCAAGAAATTAAATGTGCCAGAATTCAGGAGGAAGTTCAAG agctgcagcgcaGGCTGAGTTCACAGGCGGAACGGTGCCTCAACCCCGAGGAAAAATACAACC AGGCGAAGACGGGACTCGAGGACATGATCGCAAAGCTGAACGCAAACGGGAACGCCAGGGCGGCAAAGG TTTTTTCAGTGATGCTGAATAGAACCCAGGAGAACCAGGGCGGAGCTGAGAGCGGCGACATCGGCGAAGACG ACTTTCAGGAGATGCTGAATATCATTTTGGTTGAAGTCGATGACGGCGAAGCTACAAAGCTGC tCATGAATATCATAAAGCTGCAGAATCAGCTGAGGCAGCTGCAGAGACGGGCGGCTTCGGACCTCCCTGCCGATCAGAAAACAG CGATTACAAACGAGCTTGCCGCCAAAAACTCAGAGCTTCAGCAGACCATCagcgagctggaggagatgaacCACAGCAGTGCCAGCCTGA TCGTGGCCGCCACGGACGTGTACAACCGACTCAGATACGCCAGAACGGAACAACAGAAAGACCGGGCTGAAGTTGCAG agctgaaggagcagctgggaAGGAGAGAGGCGCAGCACGAGCGCGACCAGGCCGAGATTGACC gtctgcaggagcagctgaatGCGACTGTAGCGAAATGCTCTGGTGTTGAGGCTGAAGTCAAGG gtctgcaggaggacctggaggtcaAAATGAAGGAGCTGCAGTCCAAATCGGACACGGTGACATCGCTCG CTCTCCAGGTTTCCACTTTAACTCTGCAAGTGACGAACCTGAACAGCCAACTTCAACAGGCCGCTCCtggagcaaaggtcaaag AACTTCAAATGATCATAAATGAGAAAACCGCCGAGCTTGCCAACAAAACGGAGGAGCTCAACGAAAGAAGCGCTCAGTCGCAAAGAA TTCTGATGATTATCCAGCTGCAAGCAGACATAGAGAAATATTCCCAAACAGCCAAAGACGatgtggattttaaaaaaatacaag GACTCCAAGAACGTTTGAAGGACCTGATCGATGGAATTGAAGAAGCCGATGACGTCAACACCAAACTGA CGTTCATACTCTTGGCTCAGCGGGATGAGATCGCCAAGCTGACGAtccaggaagacaggcagacgCGGGAAAACCTGGAGAAGATCAAAG ATCTGGAGAACAAAGTGGAAGACTTCAAACAGCAGATTCAGGACAAGACGCAGATGATTGACTCCAGCAACCTGAGGGCCTCCGAGCTGT CGGCTGAAATTATGGCGCTCCACAAAGGCATCAATGCCATGAAAGATGACATATCGAAGCTCCGAGAGGAAAATGCCAATATTGTCAAAA ACCTAAAGAGTCGGTTGGAGTCATCAAAGAAGAAACTCAAAGACACCTCGCTCCTTCTCCAGCAAACAGATGCCAAGAATTTTGACTTGA TCATGGAAATTGTCGAGGTCAAGGATAAATTGAAAAAGGCCCAAGAGGATTCATTAAAGTCAACCACTAGAACAAAAAATG AGCTGGAAGAGGTAATAGAAACAAACCAAAGAGAGATGAGAAGACTGGAAACAGCAAATAATG ACTTGAATCAGTTGGTCCAGGAGCTGAGAACGTGCTGCAGTGACTCCCCCAACCAGTGTGAAG AGTTAGAACGGGACTTGCTGCAATGCAGAAAAGACTCCGAACACCTCCTTCAGCAGATGTCAGCCAAGGACCAGAAAATTGAGGAGCTGACGGAGCAGCTCCAGGAACAGATCAACCAGGTCGACAAAGTGACGGAGGAAAATGCGC TGTTGCAAAACGAGAGGGAACGTCTTGGAAGCATCGTGGAAG ACCTTCAGGAAAGACTGTCAGAGAAGGAAGACTCAGTGATCATAGCCC GACGAATAACCATGGATCCAGACACAGCAAACCCAAGGGTGGGTCTGTCTGCAGGGAACACCCAGTTGTACATGATGGCAGTCCCCCAGGACGTCCAGGACCTTCCAGGTCGCTTTGATGTGGTGCTGGCCTCTCTGGGCAATACCGGCTTCTCCTCTGGCAGACAGTACTGGGAGGTCAGCGTAGGCGATCGGCTATGTTACCACCTTGGTTTTGCCAGTGGGTCTGCCCAGAGAAAAGGAATTCTAAAATTCAGCCCGGCAACCGGCTACTGGACCTTAATCCTAAACAAACAGGGTCAGTTCAGAGCTCTTGATAGATCACCTGCTGTTGTTAAAGTCCAGGCACAACCAGTGACACTGGGCATTTTACTGGATTACAAAAAGGGGCAGATTTCGTTCTATGACACAGGTGCCAGAGCTCATTTGTACTCCTTCAGTGGTCAAACGTTCACAGATAAACTTTACCCATTCTTCAATTTTTGTAATGATGATCTTGACAACCAGACCCCGATAGAGCTAATGCCTCCCGGACCGACTAACTGGCTACAGTAA